One Dysosmobacter welbionis DNA segment encodes these proteins:
- a CDS encoding SpoIID/LytB domain-containing protein encodes MKKGLFLLSLIVTFYALGTVSASAVTNDTVKVGLRYGSSVMSSANLENDEGSGYEFGYFEDDRTFVSLGETDETAITMEPAGRDGIQVTITGTDRVLYESREDTLAVMPQGRDPVTWFRGNRYRGGFEYTVSGGGLQVVNVVDLEDYVKGVLPSEMPGNWELEALKAQAVCARTFACLTTKHLSAYGFDVCSSTDCQAYSGIGEATSATDRAVEETEGECLYYDGELAQAYYHSSDGGATEDAENVWGTDVPYLRGKEDPYEAQISIPDYRWTVTYTWEELTWVLQNSGYDIGDVVDAYVSEVTDLGNVYSVTFVDSRGKTLVRTGDDARMAFYSTTLGKNVPSLRFTITGGTGGGSSYAVNSASGTLSALDGASVISGSGTVSRLEGEDHAAISASGTADLTGGSSGGRGSASRGGITITGTGNGHNVGMSQYGARAMAEQGHDYIDILEFYFTGIRVR; translated from the coding sequence ATGAAAAAAGGCTTGTTCCTGCTGTCGCTGATTGTGACATTTTACGCCCTGGGTACTGTCAGCGCCTCCGCCGTCACCAATGATACGGTGAAGGTGGGGCTGCGGTACGGCTCCTCCGTCATGTCCTCCGCCAACCTGGAAAACGATGAGGGCAGCGGTTACGAGTTCGGGTACTTCGAGGACGACCGGACCTTCGTGTCCCTGGGTGAGACGGACGAGACCGCCATCACCATGGAGCCGGCAGGCCGGGACGGCATCCAGGTGACCATCACCGGCACAGACCGGGTCCTCTATGAGAGCAGGGAGGACACCCTGGCCGTGATGCCCCAGGGCCGGGACCCCGTCACCTGGTTCCGGGGGAACCGCTACCGGGGCGGGTTCGAGTACACCGTCAGCGGCGGCGGGCTGCAGGTGGTGAACGTGGTGGACCTGGAGGACTATGTGAAGGGCGTTCTGCCCTCTGAAATGCCGGGGAACTGGGAGCTGGAGGCCTTGAAGGCCCAGGCCGTGTGCGCCCGGACCTTTGCCTGCCTCACCACCAAGCACCTGTCCGCCTACGGATTCGACGTGTGCAGCTCCACAGACTGCCAAGCGTACAGCGGCATCGGTGAGGCCACCTCCGCCACGGACCGGGCGGTGGAGGAGACGGAGGGGGAGTGCCTCTATTATGACGGCGAGCTGGCCCAGGCCTACTACCACTCCTCCGACGGCGGCGCCACCGAGGACGCGGAGAACGTCTGGGGCACCGACGTGCCCTATCTCCGGGGAAAGGAAGACCCCTACGAGGCGCAGATCTCCATTCCTGATTACAGGTGGACGGTCACCTATACCTGGGAGGAGCTGACCTGGGTGCTGCAGAACAGCGGCTACGACATCGGGGACGTGGTGGACGCCTATGTATCGGAAGTCACCGATCTGGGCAACGTGTATTCCGTGACCTTTGTGGACAGCCGCGGAAAGACCCTGGTCCGCACGGGGGACGATGCCCGGATGGCCTTTTACAGCACCACCCTGGGCAAGAACGTCCCCAGCCTGCGGTTCACCATCACCGGCGGCACCGGGGGCGGCAGCAGCTACGCGGTGAACAGCGCCTCCGGCACCCTGTCGGCTCTGGACGGTGCGTCCGTCATCTCCGGCAGCGGCACCGTCAGCCGCCTAGAGGGGGAGGACCACGCCGCCATCTCCGCCTCCGGAACGGCGGACCTCACCGGCGGCAGCTCCGGCGGGCGGGGCTCCGCCTCCCGGGGCGGCATCACCATCACCGGCACCGGAAACGGCCATAACGTGGGCATGAGCCAGTACGGCGCCAGGGCCATGGCGGAGCAGGGCCACGACTACATCGACATTTTGGAATTTTATTTCACCGGCATCCGTGTCCGGTAA
- the asd gene encoding aspartate-semialdehyde dehydrogenase produces MKQYKVGIIGGTGMVGQRFITLMEHHPWFQLTAIAASARSAGKPYAEAVAGRWALDVPMPEEAKNLVVLDAEQDAERLASMVDFCFCAVDMKKEEIRALEEKYARLECPIVSNNSAHRWTDDVPMVVPEINADHLAVIEAQRKRLGTRRGFIAVKSNCSLQSYVPALHPLKKYGLDKILVCTYQAISGAGKTFQRWPEMVDNCIPYIGGEEEKSEQEPLKLWGRVEDGKIVRADGPSITAQCFRVACQDGHMAAVFMKFADGKAPSIEQIKADWAAFRGVPQELELPSAPKQFLHYFEEPDRPQTRLDRNLEHGMAVSVGRLRPDTQYDYKFVCLSHNTLRGAAGGAVLLAELLCAKGYMD; encoded by the coding sequence ATGAAACAGTACAAAGTCGGAATCATCGGCGGCACCGGCATGGTGGGCCAGCGCTTCATCACGCTGATGGAGCATCACCCCTGGTTTCAGCTGACGGCCATCGCCGCCAGCGCACGCAGCGCCGGCAAACCTTACGCCGAGGCGGTGGCGGGCCGCTGGGCCCTGGACGTCCCCATGCCGGAGGAGGCCAAAAATCTGGTGGTCCTGGACGCGGAGCAGGACGCGGAGCGGCTGGCCTCCATGGTGGATTTCTGCTTCTGCGCCGTGGACATGAAGAAAGAGGAGATCCGGGCCCTGGAGGAGAAATACGCGAGACTGGAGTGTCCCATCGTCTCCAACAACTCCGCCCACCGGTGGACCGACGATGTACCCATGGTAGTCCCGGAGATCAACGCGGACCATCTGGCGGTGATCGAGGCCCAGCGCAAGCGCCTGGGCACCCGCCGGGGCTTCATCGCCGTGAAGAGCAACTGTTCGCTCCAGAGCTACGTCCCGGCCCTGCACCCCCTGAAGAAGTACGGCCTGGACAAAATCCTGGTCTGCACCTATCAGGCCATCTCCGGCGCCGGCAAGACCTTCCAGCGCTGGCCGGAGATGGTGGATAACTGCATTCCCTACATCGGCGGCGAGGAGGAGAAGAGCGAGCAGGAGCCGTTGAAGCTGTGGGGCCGCGTGGAGGACGGGAAGATCGTCAGGGCCGACGGCCCCTCCATCACCGCCCAGTGCTTCCGGGTGGCCTGCCAGGACGGTCACATGGCCGCGGTGTTTATGAAATTCGCGGACGGCAAGGCCCCCTCCATAGAGCAGATCAAGGCCGACTGGGCCGCCTTCCGGGGCGTACCCCAGGAGCTGGAACTCCCCTCCGCCCCCAAGCAGTTCCTCCACTACTTTGAGGAGCCTGACCGGCCCCAGACCCGGCTGGACCGGAACCTGGAGCACGGCATGGCCGTGTCCGTGGGCCGCCTGCGGCCGGACACCCAGTACGACTACAAGTTCGTGTGCCTCTCCCACAACACCCTGCGGGGCGCTGCGGGCGGCGCGGTGCTCCTGGCGGAGCTGCTGTGCGCCAAGGGATACATGGACTGA